The following coding sequences are from one Rutidosis leptorrhynchoides isolate AG116_Rl617_1_P2 chromosome 11, CSIRO_AGI_Rlap_v1, whole genome shotgun sequence window:
- the LOC139875474 gene encoding uncharacterized mitochondrial protein AtMg00810-like, with protein sequence MFSKTDEVKIKIKIKDLGLLKYFHEIELVDKNNGLSLTQRKYTLEVTTKLGCLAVIIYQKLVGKLIYITLTRSGIAYVVHCLSQHMHAHMKSHLKVAFRAPRYLKGSPVSLKIKKQSTVSKSSVKAEYRALASFSMKAHFEVDLHFVREKIGVGVIEIGEICSNDNGLESHLVILEVWWQKCEKGFFVAANLKKVQGP encoded by the exons ATGTTTTCTAAAACTGATgaagttaaaattaaaattaaaattaaagatTTGGGTTTACTAAAATACTTTCATGAAATTGAATTGGTTGATAAAAATAATGGTTTGTCTTTGACACAAAGAAAGTATACTTTAGAAGTAACAACTAAGTTGGGTTGTTTGGCTG TGATTATATATCAAAAACTTGTTGGAAAGTTGATTTACATTACTTTGACTAGATCTGGCATAGCTTATGTTGTTCATTGTCTAAGTCAGCATATGCATGCTCATATGAAGTCACATCTAAAAGTTGCATTTAGGGCACCTAGATACCTTAAAGGTTCACCAG TTTCATTGAAAATTAAGAAGCAATCAACTGTTTCTAAGTCTTCTGTTAAGGCTGAATATAGAGCCTTAGCATCT TTTTCCATGAAAGCACATTTTGAAGTAGATCTTCATTTTGTCAGGGAAAAAATTGGGGTTGGTGTAATTGAAATTGGCGAAATTTGTTCTAATGATAAT GGACTTGAGAGTCATTTGGTGATACTTGAAGTTTGGTGGCAAAAGTGTGAAAAAGGATTCTTTGTTGCAGCCAACTTAAAGAAAGTTCAAGGACCTTAA